The following are encoded together in the Glycine soja cultivar W05 chromosome 5, ASM419377v2, whole genome shotgun sequence genome:
- the LOC114413460 gene encoding uncharacterized protein LOC114413460 — MAAGVSAPPPAPQAPRPKRPRPPSGRTNLASCVVATIFLIFIIIVILIVYYTVFKPQDPKIAVNAVQLPSFSVANGTVNFTFSQYASVRNPNRAAFTHYDSSLQLIYSGSQVGFMFIPAGEIDAGRTQYMAATFSVQSFPLSVPPRMGPTLANGDGVGFNYGLRVEPTMEIESKLEMAGRVKVLHFFTHHVYAKAGCRVAIAVTDGSVLGFHC; from the coding sequence ATGGCGGCCGGAGTCTCTGCTCCGCCCCCCGCCCCGCAGGCGCCGAGGCCAAAGCGGCCTCGGCCTCCGTCGGGGCGCACCAACCTAGCCTCCTGCGTGGTGGCCACCATCTTCctaatcttcatcatcatcgttATCCTCATTGTATACTACACCGTCTTCAAACCCCAGGACCCCAAAATCGCCGTCAACGCCGTCCAGCTCCCCTCCTTCTCCGTCGCTAACGGCACCGTCAACTTCACTTTCTCCCAGTACGCCTCCGTTAGAAACCCTAACCGTGCCGCGTTCACCCACTACGACAGCTCCCTCCAGCTCATCTACTCCGGCAGCCAGGTCGGCTTCATGTTCATCCCCGCCGGCGAGATCGACGCTGGCAGGACGCAGTACATGGCAGCCACCTTCTCCGTCCAGTCCTTCCCCCTCTCGGTGCCGCCCAGGATGGGCCCCACATTGGCCAACGGCGACGGAGTGGGCTTCAACTATGGGCTTAGGGTTGAGCCCACTATGGAAATCGAGTCCAAGTTGGAGATGGCGGGGCGTGTCAAAGTGTTGCACTTCTTCACCCATCACGTTTATGCCAAAGCCGGTTGCAGGGTTGCCATTGCCGTAACTGATGGATCTGTCTTAGGTTTTCACTgctaa